The DNA window AATATAACAATATTATTGTTTTTGTATGAATAGTAGCGTACTGAATATTTTAGATAAAATAGTGAATATTATATATAAATATATGCATAGAACTTATAATATATTAAATAATATATTTTGCATGTTTTAAAATTTATTTTTCACTAAACATATTAATTATTGAATTTATAATTGTTTTATAATTTTATAAATGTATATTTTAATTAACTAATATTTTATATAAGTATCATGTTAATAATGTGTATTTTTAGATTTATAAAAATTTAATGAGATCTATATATGAAGAATACTCTTTTACTTGAATTTGGTACATTCAAACAACGTGTTAAAAACGCAATAATTTCACTTAAAAAAAAAAAAGGTATCATTATTCTTGATGATGAAAATAGAGAAAATGAAGGAGATATAGTTTTTTCTGCTGAAAATATAACTATAGAACAAATGGCTTTAACTATTAGACATGGAAGCGGAATAGTATGTTTGTGTATAACAGAAAAACATCGTAAAAAATTAAAACTACCAATGATGGTTAAAAAAAACACTAGTTTTTTCAAAACTCAATTTACTATTACTATTGAAGCAGCTAAAGGTATTACTACTGGAGTTTCTGCTCATGATAGATTAACTACTGTTCACGCTGCAATTGCAGATAATGCAAAACCAAGCGATTTAAATAGACCAGGTCATGTTTTTCCTTTATGCGCTAATTCAGGTGG is part of the Candidatus Tachikawaea gelatinosa genome and encodes:
- the ribB gene encoding 3,4-dihydroxy-2-butanone-4-phosphate synthase gives rise to the protein MKNTLLLEFGTFKQRVKNAIISLKKKKGIIILDDENRENEGDIVFSAENITIEQMALTIRHGSGIVCLCITEKHRKKLKLPMMVKKNTSFFKTQFTITIEAAKGITTGVSAHDRLTTVHAAIADNAKPSDLNRPGHVFPLCANSGGLLSRRGHTEATIEILKLAKLKPVGILCELTNDDGSMAKLKEIIIFAKKNNMSIITVKDLMMYNKW